A portion of the Oreochromis niloticus isolate F11D_XX linkage group LG10, O_niloticus_UMD_NMBU, whole genome shotgun sequence genome contains these proteins:
- the kptn gene encoding KICSTOR complex protein kaptin isoform X1, producing MLRESYPFVEDSFSRFPSQSNIYGLCQAGEQELLAATLKGKVVCFRYQELQQKIRPVAKEVQFTYIPVDAEIVSIDAFIKSPPKRGLVVGITFIKDSGDKATPFLNIYCDYEPGSEFNLESIAQSCLNLELQFTPFQLYHTEVQCAEGGSETVFLLSGHDQRIHLYKENASLHQFEEQPVERLFPELQQLPSNVLWMDILSIAGGRRLSVFGCQNGCVGLAVVSQTELEVLQSWRVQFDSPISTVLLFPLSFQTEAGVEMESYNLLVTSTIEMAVVYRDVQKHGLSQSTCLLESDQWDAVVCALVIDLDFDGQKEVLLGTYGQELLCYKFQPMGSGQNGQFQLQWRRSFKSPLLSLIYLDLTADGLQELAVLTLKGLHILQHSLTSTADLVLERLTQRVSALMASSEVESARAQHTEDNEAPAQKLECTLQTPLD from the exons ATGCTCCGAGAGTCGTATCCCTTCGTGGAGGACAGTTTCAGCCGCTTCCCGTCGCAGAGCAACATTTACGGGCTGTGTCAGGCCGGGGAGCAGGAGCTGTTAGCGGCCACTCTCAAAGGGAAGGTGGTGTGTTTCAGATaccaggagctgcagcagaagATCCGACCGGTGGCCAAGGAGGTTCAGTTCACTTACATCCCAG TTGATGCAGAGATCGTATCAATCGATGCTTTCATCAAGTCTCCACCCAAGAGAGGTCTGGTGGTGGGCATCACCTTCATTAAg GACTCTGGGGACAAAGCCACTCCATTCCTAAATATCTACTGTGACTATGAACCTGGCTCAGAGTTCAACCTGGAGTCTATTGCAC AGAGCTGCCTGAATCTGGAGCTGCAGTTCACGCCCTTCCAGCTTTACCACACAGA AGTGCAGTGTGCTGAAGGAGGGAGTGAGACGGTGTTTCTGCTAAGCGGTCATGACCAGAGGATCCACCTTTACAAGGAG AACGCCTCCTTGCATCAGTTTGAAGAGCAGCCAGTGGAGAGACTCTTCCCCGAACTACAGCAGCTTCCCAGCAA TGTGTTATGGATGGATATACTGAGCATAGCTGGAGGCCGGCGGCTCTCAGTGTTTGGCTGTCAGAATGGCTGTGTTGGACTAGCTGTGGTCAGCCAGACTGAGCTAG AGGTTTTGCAGAGCTGGCGGGTCCAGTTTGATAGTCCAATCTCTACCGTGCTGCTGTTCCCTCTGAGCTTCCAAACAGAGGCCG gtGTGGAAATGGAAAGCTATAACCTACTAGTGACCAGTACCATAGAGATGGCAGTTGTGTACAG AGATGTCCAAAAGCACGGTTTGTCCCAGTCCACATGCCTCTTGGAAAGTGACCAGTGGGATGCAGTAGTTTGTGCTCTGGTCATCGATCTGGATTTTGATGGGCAGAAGGAGGTGCTGTTGGGCACATATGGACAG GAATTACTGTGTTATAAATTCCAGCCCATGGGAAGTGGACAAAATGGACAGTTTCAGCTGCAGTGGAGACGGAGCTTCAAGAGTCCTTTGCTGTCACTCATATACTTGGATTTAACTGCAGATGGTTTGCAAGAGCTGGCTGTTCTCACACTGAAGGGACTGCACATCTTACAG CACAGTCTCACCAGCACTGCTGATTTGGTCCTTGAGCGGCTCACACAGAGGGTGTCAGCGCTAATGGCCAGCTCTGAGGTGGAGTCAGCGAGAGCACAACACACTGAAGACAATGAGGCTCCGGCTCAGAAACTGGAGTGTACATTGCAGACACCCTTAGATTAA
- the kptn gene encoding KICSTOR complex protein kaptin isoform X2 — MLRESYPFVEDSFSRFPSQSNIYGLCQAGEQELLAATLKGKVVCFRYQELQQKIRPVAKEVQFTYIPVDAEIVSIDAFIKSPPKRGLVVGITFIKDSGDKATPFLNIYCDYEPGSEFNLESIAQSCLNLELQFTPFQLYHTEVQCAEGGSETVFLLSGHDQRIHLYKENASLHQFEEQPVERLFPELQQLPSNVLWMDILSIAGGRRLSVFGCQNGCVGLAVVSQTELEVLQSWRVQFDSPISTVLLFPLSFQTEAGVEMESYNLLVTSTIEMAVVYRDVQKHGLSQSTCLLESDQWDAVVCALVIDLDFDGQKEVLLGTYGQPMGSGQNGQFQLQWRRSFKSPLLSLIYLDLTADGLQELAVLTLKGLHILQHSLTSTADLVLERLTQRVSALMASSEVESARAQHTEDNEAPAQKLECTLQTPLD; from the exons ATGCTCCGAGAGTCGTATCCCTTCGTGGAGGACAGTTTCAGCCGCTTCCCGTCGCAGAGCAACATTTACGGGCTGTGTCAGGCCGGGGAGCAGGAGCTGTTAGCGGCCACTCTCAAAGGGAAGGTGGTGTGTTTCAGATaccaggagctgcagcagaagATCCGACCGGTGGCCAAGGAGGTTCAGTTCACTTACATCCCAG TTGATGCAGAGATCGTATCAATCGATGCTTTCATCAAGTCTCCACCCAAGAGAGGTCTGGTGGTGGGCATCACCTTCATTAAg GACTCTGGGGACAAAGCCACTCCATTCCTAAATATCTACTGTGACTATGAACCTGGCTCAGAGTTCAACCTGGAGTCTATTGCAC AGAGCTGCCTGAATCTGGAGCTGCAGTTCACGCCCTTCCAGCTTTACCACACAGA AGTGCAGTGTGCTGAAGGAGGGAGTGAGACGGTGTTTCTGCTAAGCGGTCATGACCAGAGGATCCACCTTTACAAGGAG AACGCCTCCTTGCATCAGTTTGAAGAGCAGCCAGTGGAGAGACTCTTCCCCGAACTACAGCAGCTTCCCAGCAA TGTGTTATGGATGGATATACTGAGCATAGCTGGAGGCCGGCGGCTCTCAGTGTTTGGCTGTCAGAATGGCTGTGTTGGACTAGCTGTGGTCAGCCAGACTGAGCTAG AGGTTTTGCAGAGCTGGCGGGTCCAGTTTGATAGTCCAATCTCTACCGTGCTGCTGTTCCCTCTGAGCTTCCAAACAGAGGCCG gtGTGGAAATGGAAAGCTATAACCTACTAGTGACCAGTACCATAGAGATGGCAGTTGTGTACAG AGATGTCCAAAAGCACGGTTTGTCCCAGTCCACATGCCTCTTGGAAAGTGACCAGTGGGATGCAGTAGTTTGTGCTCTGGTCATCGATCTGGATTTTGATGGGCAGAAGGAGGTGCTGTTGGGCACATATGGACAG CCCATGGGAAGTGGACAAAATGGACAGTTTCAGCTGCAGTGGAGACGGAGCTTCAAGAGTCCTTTGCTGTCACTCATATACTTGGATTTAACTGCAGATGGTTTGCAAGAGCTGGCTGTTCTCACACTGAAGGGACTGCACATCTTACAG CACAGTCTCACCAGCACTGCTGATTTGGTCCTTGAGCGGCTCACACAGAGGGTGTCAGCGCTAATGGCCAGCTCTGAGGTGGAGTCAGCGAGAGCACAACACACTGAAGACAATGAGGCTCCGGCTCAGAAACTGGAGTGTACATTGCAGACACCCTTAGATTAA